The sequence ACAGAATTCATGATAGAGGGGAAAGTATGTTaatccttttcttatttaaaaaaaaatatttatcactgtTTTTTTCCTGCCTCCACTGTGTATTCTATTTATGCTTCATGATATTTTTTATGGTGTTTAAAATGCATCAaataattttggagaaaaatatcTATGATTGTTGtcacacagaaaaagaacataCAGTCAAGCCGTAGTCTCTGGATCCACAAAAACAATCTTTCTTATTATAATTCTATGTTGAGAGTTACTGTAGAATGGTGGATCTAATCCGAATGGGGTGGGAAAACAGTAGAAGTAGAGAGATCATGTACAACTCTGGTGTTTACATTCAGGGGAAAATGAGGAATGTTGAGAtgagtgtggggagaggggagatgcTCACACTCAGTGGGAACTCCAAGAGGTTGTATAGAAAGAAGCAATACGCTTTGAGGGCATCGTAGAGCTGCAAGAAAACCAGACAGCAACTATTGTCGACACTTGACAAACACCAAAAATAGTTAAACTTTGACGAATTCACTGACTGAGTGACTCCCTCTGACCCAATTATAACCATGTTAAGTTTGAAGAGAGAATGAATCATACAAACAAAGATACATGGTTAGCAGTAGCTGACATCTCTTTGAAGATATGAAGAGACTTGCACCCCCAGTTCTTCCAAATGCCCAAATTTCAATCCCACATCTTAGTCTGTACCTATTTCTCCTTCTTATTGACCACAGGAAGTTAGGATTATCTTTATGTTTGATTCTTAGGGGACTCTGGCCACTCACATCTCATTTGGCTTTTTCAAGATTGAGTGAAAAATGAACATTAGGTTCCTGATTGTGTTCATCCTTTGTCCAAAGTAAATGCCTGCTGTCTTACATTTCATgattattttccattcatttatatgATAAACATTCCTTATGCACCTATGACATGCCATGACCCTTGTTTGATGTTGTCTAGAAATGAATTGGAGTAACCAAATATACTCATATATACTATTTTCTAtactcacatttatttatttatttattttgcaatggAAATACCTGATTAGATTATCTGCCTGAAATAACAAAGAAGGAGAACCATAGCTCTGATTAATAAGGAACTTTTTCATCTGTCCCTTCTCTGGACCCTTGGCCACGGATTCATTCTCTAACCTAATATACACTAAGAACTTTCCCCTACCCACTCAAACTTTAGAACTTTAACACTAGCAACCCTGGGGAAAGAGCAAAAGAATGACTTTGTCCCGGATTTGCTTGGTCTTTACTCCATAGACAATAGGATTGAGTGCAGGTGGGATGACTACATAGAGGTTGGCAAAGAGGATGTGAAAAGTACGAGGGACATTATGCCCAAAGCGATGGGCAAGGATGGAGAAGAATGCTGGTATATAGAACATGAGGATGACACAGACATGGGAACCACAGGTGCCAAGGGCCTTCTGGCGGGCATCCCGGGAGGGGAGACGGAAGACCGCACAGAGGATGAGGGTGTAGGAGACAGCAATGAGAACCACATCTGAGATGACCGTCATGATGGGAACACAAAAGCCATACCAGATGTTGATGGAGATGTCCGCACAGGCGAGCCGGGCAACACCTATGTGCTCACAGTATGTATGTGGGATGATGTGTGTCCTGCAGAACGGTAAACGATTTACAAGGAAAACACATggaacaaaaacacagaaacttcTGAAGGAAATTCCCACAACAATTTTGATAATCAACTTGGGGGTCAGAATAGTGGTGTATCTCAGGGGGaagcagatggccacatagcgatcaAATGCCATGGCCAGGAGTATAGCTGAGTCCAAGACAAAGCTGTAGTGCAGAAAGAATAATTGCGTGAGGCAACCAGGAAAACTTATTTTCTGGGGACCAAGCCAGAAGATGGTAAGGGTTTTGGGGACACATGTGGTAGACAATATCAGGTCTGTCATGGCCAgcatggaaaggaaaaagaacatgggTGCATGAAGACTCCGCTCCACAGCAATGAGGTAGAGAAGGATACTGTTGCCCACAATGGCCACGAGATAGATAAAACAGAAGGGGATGCTGATCCAGGCATGGTACTGCTCAAGGCCAGGGATGCCCAAAAGGGTGAAGTCTTCTGCGTGATAGCTACTCAGGTTGTACATGGCCAGTGTGGTCTGAAGAATAGCTTCtgtatctgaaaaacaaattgtgTATAATGAACCTGAGTAAATTGTATTGTAAttcttcctccaccttctcctTTGGGCCAgctctcctccttcctgtctGCTAAGAGTGAACCTCCTAGTGTTAGTAAAAGCTATGCTCATTTCTTCAAGAAAGATTCCTTAGACACAATATTCTGGTAGTAGTCACTTGgtgtttctggaattttcttcatactgttcaaaatgttatttccattttagagataaatgtCCCTTGGATCAATGTAATTCCTTGCTATACCGATGTGAGTAGAGAAAACCACAATCTAACCatatacagagaaagaaactaagaaaagtGGGGTACGATGGGAAAATAAGGAGATAATTAACCATGACAGACTCCTACTGGAGGCAAGGCTTTACACAGTATCATCTCACTTAGAATAACTTACTTAGGTAAGTATTTTCATCCtcctcatttatttcttattgttttgcTATAGACTCTAACACTGTGACATAACCTTACCCGAGATCTCATCTTGCATAACAGACACAGCCAAGATCATTCCAGTCCACAGCTAATCCTCCTTTAAGCTGTCGTGCCCTATCAGGTGATTTTTCGGGAGACGACACACTGTTAGATGCCTAGCACTGAGAAGAGGCCTGGGATATAGGGGAGTCAGTATGGAAAACCTAACTCTCCAACAGCAGTATGTCCAGCACACTAACATACGTGGGATTTGCAGACCAGAATGTTCTTTGAGATTGATGTTTGGTGCCTCACCATGGAGAACAATATGGAAAATGGATGTGGCACTCAGCCTACAGCCCCCTCTTAGCACTGAATGAGGAATATGAAAGTGCGCCCTTGACTATTACAGGGGGACCCCTAGTGGAAGAAATATGGAATTGATGCATTCTAAATCCCACGCcaagtcaaaaggaaaaaagcaaccCCCTAAAACAAAACTAATATTTTTGGAAACCTTCAGTACACTATACAAGTCTAAAACTCTTTAAATGAAATCACTTCTATAATCCTCTTAAAAACCCTACAAGACAGGTAATAACGTTGTTTACATTTCGAAGATAcagaaacggaggctcagagaagttacgTGACCTGCCGAAGGCCACATGACAAGCAAATGTTAGAGCTGGGAATAAAGCCTGAGGACTATGTTCATGGACTCTCGTGTGTTAAAGGAAATTCTCTATAGAGTGTATGGCAAATGGAAGATACATGATATCTGTAGAGCAGAAGATATAAAATTAAGTCACATGAAGAAAACATAGACAAATCCCTTATGAACCTACAGACAAAGGCTGTGTGTGCAATCTACAACTACAAATGCAATGACAACACGAACACATAGGATGCAGATGCAGAGAACAAGTTGGTGATCAacagaggtggaggagggggttAGTGAAATGGGTAAAGTTGGTCAAATgcacaaaattccagttataaaataaataaatgagtcctGGGAATAGAATTACAGCATGGTGACTCAGGTTAATAATAACATATTCTGTTTTTGAAACTTGCTAAAAGAATAGATCTTCAAAAttctcaacacacaaaaaaattgcaACTATGCATAGTGATACATATAACTAGACATACCATGGTAATCGTTTCACAACAGGTTTAACATCCTTGTCAGACGCCTACCCCAAACTTTTCCCTCGAAGTATAATAAcatcatctctttaaaaaaagattatttatttatttatttgacagagagagagagagagagagagagagagagagatcacaagtaggcagagaggcagacagagagaaagggggaagcaggctccctgctgagcagagagcccaatgcagggctggatcccagggaccctgagatcatgacctgagccaaaggcagaggcttaatccactgagccacccagatgcccctgaaaacATCATCttgaatatattcattttgttcCTGAAAGGTCAGGTACCCAATTCTAGGACTCTGTCTTGAAGAACTGTAACTTAGAATTCTCTGGCCTCATTAATCACACATTTACACATACTAACTGTGTATCTGTTCAGGGTTCAGTGATTACTAATTTGTTCCTCAGCAACCTTGAGCTTTCCAGGGTACTGACTTTTTCACTACTTTTCATTCACTATCCTGGTGTCATTGCATTCCTCTTTTCTAGGTTAAATTCTGATTCATCATGTCAACCACTCTCTCATGCATATTTTGCTTGTCCTTGCTCCACTGACCGCCCATAATGTATGTTTGTAAAATTCAACTCCTAGATCCACCAACCTAATAAGTCCTTCAAATCAGGATGGAAGGCACTTAACTAGGTATATTTGTGTTTCCATAATTTCATGATCATTAATTTTAAGCTTAACCACAATACTGCCCAATGACTTAACAACATGATCTTTTCAGCTCAGTGTCCCTGGAtaacttttttcttgcttttctccaaGCATATCCACCAATCCCAACTCCCTTTTTCTCAACAGATAATCTTTCATTTTACTTAACACAAAAATTTGAAGACATTGTATATGAAATCATGTAACACAGTCATCACAtctacatgtatatgtatatacacatagacacacacacacatatatatggactctgctttttttttcttgttataatTGGGAAAAATATCCCTTTTGTATCCTGGCCCCAAAAGCAacccattctctctcaaatcttcCCAATATTCATTACCATTCATTCACATTCTTGTCTTTTGTCTTCAAtctatgcttttaaattttgtactCTTTCAACATTTAAACAATTAGAATGGCTCGAGTATTTTCTAGTCTGAATTACACAGAAACAATTATATTCTCTCATCATAGCTAGATACATAGTTCTCTACACCACATACATGCTTCTCATGTGCTACTTACACTTTAACCCATGCTAATCTCATTTCTATCCTCACCTTTCCACCAAAGCAGTTTTTGCTAACACTACTAATCAAGTCCATGTCCCATCTAAGTCCTTGCTGAACTTTTAACCAGCATCTGACATTATTCActaccctccaccccccatcTTGAAACATCCTGTCAAGGTCTTACCACAACACTTTGGGTTTTTCTTCACCCTCACTAACATCTCATATCATCTTTCACCTGTCCTTCCTATTCTATGTATCTTACGGCCCAGGGTTCCTCAAGGCTATGCTTGAAGCTCCCTATTCTTctcttcacacttttttttttttaatttagatcaTCAACACCTAAGATCCCAATTAATAGCTATATGTGACATCTCCCAGTGTTTTACGTCTCCCTTACATATTACAAGACACATATTTTCAACTCCTTTCTGGATATCCTCTTATGGAtctcaaatgtaatttttcaacaataaaatcaaataaaatcaaatcaacaatatcaaaaaaaatcaaatcaacaatAAAATCAAACTCCCTCACATATCATCACTAAACTTTTGATCCATACTGCATCCAATAATTCAGGGAATATAAGTATCATGGACTCAATAGAGGTACACAGCTAAAGCCTCTCATCTTCCCAGTCCAGGACTGTTTCCTCTCCTGGAAGCCCTGCCTTGTTTCTCACTCAATAACAACTTTCTTCTGGGCAGGAAAAGCTACTCTGCCACGCACACAGCTCATCTGACGTGGGTTTCCACTCCCACTCTGAGGGGGTCCTCCTTCTGACTCCATTCACACATGCACACCTTCTTCCAGGCATGAGTCACAGGGGGCCGTGAGGGCGCACAGACCTGCATGATCCAGCCACAGACTGAGACTCACCTCTCTCCATCTGCCGCCTCCTCCACAGATTCCAAGCCAGAGcccattcctccctctccctgccctcttgaTCCTTCTCACAGTGCTTCGTTCTCCTCAGAGTGGCTCACAGACTGTGTCCTGCCTAAGGGGCTTGAGGGACAAGTATTTCCTCCAAGAAGAGCAGAACAAGGAACATTAAATGCAGCTGGAAGCAGTGacacagaaagaaggcagagagggggagtCAAGAACTGAACTCCGGCAGCAAGTGTTCAGTCCCAGCTCTGTAATATGATTGGGAGGGAATCGAATGAGCCCTTTGGCCCTTGATTTAATCAGAATTCATGATCCCCCTCCCTGTAGAGGAGGTGGGAGTGAGAGGGAAGTCAGGAACAATGTTCTAgttttccttgtttccttgtaCTACCCCTCAGCATAATGGTTAGGCTCTAGAGCGGGCTCCGAGGCCACATTAACTAGGTTCAGACGCTCATTCTGCCACATACAAGCTGTGGGACTTTGCAGAGGAGTCTCAGCTCCTCTATGCCTTTATTTCCTAAATTGGGGAAAAGGAATATTGTgaggataaatgaatgaaaaaaattttgtaaggttaaataaaataacatatgcaAAGTAATTCTGGAACTTCTGGAAAAGATGGTAGAGTAGGAAGATTCTGAGTCCACCTCGTAGAGCCATAGCCCCAGATACACCCATATCAGTTTAACCAACCCAGAAAATGATCCAAAGTCATGTGGAACAGGCTCTCCACAATAATTGTTAAGAGGAGACCACTTCAAAGGCATTTTTTGAACTAAAGTATATGACTTGaaatatgaaatgattttttcataaaaaaacgatgaaaaatgaataatgaataacgAATAAATCAATTCTGCCTAAAACACGGCCAATATCCAAAGCATATTAAATAGAATTGTGCTTGTTACTATCATTTTAACGTTTGTAGTATTCCTGAAATTAGTCCTATTGAGACCTTTTTGATTTCATCCTTAGTTCTCATTTCATAATGTGATCAATCATCCtgtaatatatctttaaaaaaaaaaaaacagaagagatagAGACTTAAACAAATGATGTTTGAAAGCAGAATGGTCTTGAGTTTGGGAAAACCAAATGGCTAAAAGTAAGGCTGAAAGATTTAAATTAGATCCTATTAGATAGAACTAGGAACTTTCTTTGCCAATGGAGCCAAGAAAAGCAGGTTGAATACAAGACTGCTCCAAATAAAACAGAGAACGGGTTGGTGGTGTCCTTTAATCTCTGTTCCTAGTCCTCAATCTGTACCTTCCATGTTTTTCTGACCCAGAAACAGTGATAAGGGAGTGGACACATCAGACCCAGTTCTCAAACCAAGCAGTTGTACTGGCCTTCCAACACAGGCTCTCCTTGGCACCCCAAAATTGTTCTCTATAAAAGAGAGGGAGCTAACTCTTTCTAGCATGACAAAAAGGCATTCTGAAGCATGCCCTTGGGGATTGGCACTACTAGCAGGACCTTCAATGCTGGGATCACTATGAGATAAATCTAGGTAGGGCATAGGGGGGAGAGCTCTTCAGGAGCCCAAGACCCTGTCTAAGCTGTGACTGATCTTGGCTGAGGAATTCCTGTTGCCAGTGGGCCAGGAGCTCTCACCTTGTGCTGGGGAGGTGGGATTAAAGATGAAGAAGGGGCGTTCAGCCTCCATCTACGCAGGGCTGCTCCAGTCCCTGCTGCTCCAGCTTGTCCATTCAGTTGTCAGTGCACTGGTGACCTGGGGACTCCAAAGGTGCTTCTGGGGCAGGCCTGGGGAGAGCAGGTGTGGGTGGGAAGGATTTATGTGTCTCTTCTCTGGCCATCAGGGCATGGACCCTGTGTCCCTGGTTGGATCGAGAACCT comes from Mustela erminea isolate mMusErm1 chromosome 9, mMusErm1.Pri, whole genome shotgun sequence and encodes:
- the LOC116599801 gene encoding olfactory receptor 52H1-like; the encoded protein is MYNLSSYHAEDFTLLGIPGLEQYHAWISIPFCFIYLVAIVGNSILLYLIAVERSLHAPMFFFLSMLAMTDLILSTTCVPKTLTIFWLGPQKISFPGCLTQLFFLHYSFVLDSAILLAMAFDRYVAICFPLRYTTILTPKLIIKIVVGISFRSFCVFVPCVFLVNRLPFCRTHIIPHTYCEHIGVARLACADISINIWYGFCVPIMTVISDVVLIAVSYTLILCAVFRLPSRDARQKALGTCGSHVCVILMFYIPAFFSILAHRFGHNVPRTFHILFANLYVVIPPALNPIVYGVKTKQIRDKVILLLFPQGC